From a single Sparus aurata chromosome 13, fSpaAur1.1, whole genome shotgun sequence genomic region:
- the slc25a35 gene encoding solute carrier family 25 member 35 yields the protein MDFVLSGAAACGACLFTNPLEVVKTRMQLQGELQSRGTYQVYYRNVFHAFYTIGKVDGLAGLQKGLMPGLVYQFFMNGVRLGSYAVIESSGYIHTNGRVNALKTTVAGAVAGVVGAVMGSPVYLVKTHLQSQSTSSIAVGHQYKHQGMIHALAAIYKQHGILGLWRGSSAAVPRVSVGSAAQLSTFSSSKELVTDLQMFPKDSFLVALSAGMISSVVVVLAMTPFDVVSTRLYNQPVDNLGKGQLYKGFADCFSKTLRKEGLLGLYKGLGASYFRLGPHTILSLLFWDELRKLYRQFR from the exons ATGGACTTCGTGCTGAGCGGAGCGGCGGCGTGCGGAGCGTGTCTGTTCACCAACCCGCTGGAGGTCGTCAAGACTCGGATGCAGCTACAGGGAGAGCTCCAGAGCCGCGGCACCTACCAGGTCTACTACCGTAACGTGTTTCATGCCTTTTACACCATCGGAAAAGTGGACGGCCTGGCCGGCTTACAGAAGGGACTGATGCCCGGGCTCGTCTATCAGTTTTTTATGAATGGAGTGCGGCTCGGTTCGTACGCTGTCATCGAATCCTCCGGTTACATCCACACGAACGGGAGAGTCAATGCGCTCAAAACCACGGTAGCAGGGGCTGTGGCCGGAGTGGTGGGAGCTGTCATGGGCAGCCCCGTGTACTTG GTCAAGACTCATCTGCAGAGTCAGTCCACCTCCTCCATCGCAGTTGGACATCAGTATAAACACCAG GGGATGATCCACGCTCTGGCAGCCATCTACAAGCAGCACGGCATTCTGGGACTGTGGAGGGGCTCCAGTGCTGCCGTGCCCAGGGTCAGCGTGGGGTCAGCTGCACAGCtttccaccttctcctcctccaagGAGCTTGTGACCGACCTACAG ATGTTCCCTAAGGACAGCTTTCTGGTGGCCCTAAGTGCCGGCATGATCAGCAgcgtggtggtggtgctggcaATGACACCTTTCGATGTAGTGAGCACACGGCTCTACAACCAGCCTGTGGATAATTTGGGCAAG GGGCAGCTCTATAAAGGATTCGCTGACTGCTTTTCGAAGACGCTGAGAAAGGAGGGCTTGTTGGGACTCTACAAAGGCTTGGGAGCCTCTTATTTCCGACTCGGTCCACACACCATCCTGTCGTTGCTCTTTTGGGATGAACTGCGAAAACTGTACCGGCAGTTCAGATAA
- the LOC115594859 gene encoding mannose-P-dolichol utilization defect 1 protein-like, whose translation MQLPGHTLVMSERPSEIRVHCPGPVSSPCKHLGDLCALPQSAAPVTAQRPGCSSWTTMATSPVRHFLVSFVMPKKCYEEIFVHLHMHVPCLKFILNKIFGFWILLETFLAQPPQLVKILWRRSAAGISLTSALLQLYAFSWPVVYAMAHNFPLFAYAEKLLALAQTAAIVFLILHYRGDTLRGALFLSAYGGVIFLLGSYAVAAVTSAMQASSVAALIGSKALQARTNHHNGHTGQLSTLSVLLSCAGSLGVAVMSLQETGGSFTTLSHMLSACLSCVLVVQVLCYSSAETPRKRNASKCWRTVTNTDVVRRFFLRFKKSFEPKL comes from the exons ATGCAACTTCCGGGCCACACgcttgtgatgtcagagcgacCCTCCGAGATAAGAGTCCACTGTCCCGGCCCTGTGTCCTCTCCTTGTAAACATTTGGGGGATCTTTGCGCGCTCCCCCAGTCTGCTGCTCCTGTGACCGCGCAGCGGCCTGGCTGTAGCAGCTGGACCACCATGGCCACGTCTCCCGTCCGACACTTCTTGGTTTCCTTTGTAATGCCCAAAAAATGTTACGAGGAGATCTTCGTCCATCTTCACATGCACG TGCCGTGCCTGAAGTTTATCCTGAATAAGATTTTTGGATTCTGGATCCTGCTGGAAACTTTCCTGG CTCAGCCACCTCAGCTGGTGAAGATACTGTGGAGAAGAAGTGCTGCCGGCATCAGTCTGACCTCCGCCCTGCTGCAGCTTTATGCCTTCTCATGGCCCGTCGTGTACGCCATGGCGCACAACTTCCCCCTCTT TGCCTACGCTGAGAAGCTCCTCGCACTGGCCCAGACAGCGGCGATTGTCTTCCTTATCCTGCATTATCGTGGCGATACCCTCAGAG GGGCGCTGTTCCTCTCGGCGTACGGCGGTGTGATATTCCTTCTGGGCTCCTACGCGGTGGCAGCAGTCACCTCAGCAATGCAGGCCTCCAGTGTGGCTGCTTTAATTGGAAGCAAG gCTCTTCAGGCCCGAACGAACCACCACAACGGTCACACGGGCCAGCTGTCCACTCTGTCTGTGTTACTGTCGTGCGCAGGTTCTCTGGGTGTTGCCGTCATGTCTCTACAG GAGACCGGAGGCTCATTTACCACACTGTCACACATGCTGTCGGCCTGTCTCAGCTGCGTCCTCGTGGTCCAGGTCCTCTGCTACAGCAGCGCTGAGACGCCACGAAAAAGAAACGCAAGTAAATGTTGGAGGACGGTGACGAACACTGATGTCGTGCGCAGATTCTTCCTGCGGTTCAAAAAAAGTTTTGAGCCAAAGTTATAA